A single genomic interval of Pelagerythrobacter marensis harbors:
- a CDS encoding TlyA family RNA methyltransferase, with product MPARQRLDQLLVARGLAESRTRAQALIMAGLVFSGETKMAKPGQQLRDDAPLEVRGRDHPWVSRGGIKLAHALDHFALDPCGAVAMDVGSSTGGFTDVLLSKGAAHVFAIDSGTNQLAWKLRRDPRVTVLEQTSARILTPAQIDRECDWIVCDASFISLAKVLERPMELAAPRCRLVALIKPQFEVGREEVGKGGVVRDPALHTRVCDEVRDWLTGTGWTVDGIVESPITGPEGNVEFLISALRG from the coding sequence ATGCCTGCCAGACAACGCCTCGACCAGCTCCTCGTCGCCCGCGGCCTCGCCGAAAGCCGCACGCGCGCGCAGGCATTGATAATGGCGGGGCTGGTTTTCTCCGGCGAGACGAAGATGGCCAAGCCGGGCCAGCAATTGCGCGACGATGCCCCCCTGGAGGTGCGCGGACGCGACCATCCCTGGGTGTCGCGCGGGGGCATCAAGCTGGCCCATGCGCTCGACCATTTCGCGCTCGATCCTTGCGGGGCGGTGGCGATGGACGTGGGCAGTTCGACCGGCGGCTTTACCGACGTGCTGCTGAGCAAGGGCGCGGCGCACGTCTTTGCGATCGACAGCGGGACCAACCAGCTCGCGTGGAAGCTGCGGCGGGACCCGCGCGTCACCGTGCTGGAACAGACCAGCGCCCGCATCCTCACGCCCGCCCAGATCGATCGCGAGTGCGACTGGATCGTTTGCGACGCCTCCTTCATTTCGCTGGCCAAGGTATTGGAAAGGCCGATGGAACTGGCCGCGCCGCGATGCCGGCTCGTGGCCCTGATCAAGCCGCAGTTCGAGGTCGGGCGCGAGGAAGTGGGCAAGGGCGGGGTAGTGCGCGATCCGGCGCTTCACACGCGCGTCTGCGACGAGGTGCGCGACTGGCTGACCGGCACCGGCTGGACGGTCGACGGCATCGTCGAAAGCCCGATCACGGGGCCGGAGGGCAATGTCGAGTTCCTGATTTCGGCTCTGCGCGGCTGA
- a CDS encoding TspO/MBR family protein: MTSLASRGQLRASFIRWALFAVPACLLLGILPGRIWTADSEWFRALAKPAIYPEPMWFGIVWTALFVLMGLALALVCSAWGARGRNAAIAIFVVQFLLNLAWTPTFFGAHQISAALGILLALDLLVIVTIALFWRVRRLAGVLLLPYLAWILFATALNYEFLRMNPSADGARGGSGAVERIAI; the protein is encoded by the coding sequence ATGACTTCTCTTGCCTCGCGCGGGCAGTTGCGCGCCAGCTTCATCCGCTGGGCGCTTTTCGCCGTGCCGGCCTGCCTGCTGCTGGGTATCCTGCCCGGACGCATCTGGACCGCCGACAGCGAATGGTTCCGGGCACTGGCCAAGCCCGCGATCTATCCCGAGCCGATGTGGTTCGGCATTGTCTGGACCGCGCTGTTCGTGCTGATGGGTCTGGCGCTGGCCCTGGTGTGCAGCGCCTGGGGCGCCCGCGGACGCAATGCGGCGATCGCCATTTTCGTGGTGCAGTTCCTGCTCAATTTGGCCTGGACCCCGACGTTCTTCGGCGCGCATCAGATCAGCGCGGCGCTCGGCATTCTCCTCGCGCTCGACCTGCTCGTTATCGTGACGATCGCCCTGTTCTGGCGCGTGCGCCGGCTCGCCGGCGTGCTGCTGCTCCCCTATCTCGCCTGGATCCTGTTCGCGACCGCGCTCAATTACGAGTTCCTGCGGATGAACCCGTCGGCCGACGGCGCGCGCGGGGGCAGCGGCGCGGTCGAGCGGATCGCGATCTGA
- a CDS encoding accessory factor UbiK family protein: MQSQNPMIADFVKLLNGAAGTFAGMTREARESARERVKEAMGGMDFVSREEFDAVKAMAARAREENEALADRIAALEARIGGG; encoded by the coding sequence ATGCAGAGCCAGAACCCGATGATCGCCGACTTCGTCAAGCTGCTGAACGGCGCGGCAGGTACTTTCGCGGGCATGACGCGCGAAGCGCGCGAGAGCGCGCGCGAGCGGGTCAAGGAAGCGATGGGCGGGATGGATTTCGTCAGCCGCGAGGAATTCGACGCGGTGAAGGCGATGGCCGCCCGTGCGCGCGAGGAGAACGAAGCGCTCGCCGACCGTATCGCCGCGCTCGAAGCGCGCATCGGCGGCGGGTAA
- the recO gene encoding DNA repair protein RecO encodes MQLTAPAIVVAARLHGETAVIVRAMTEGHGLVAGYVAGGRGRVLRPVVIPGNLVEIDLRARSESQLPFARLELVESRGPWLGEPLPAAAIGWVTALTATALPERHAYPNIYKALQAVLDAICHAPSARGWFPGLVAYEALLLRELGFGGAPPPAEAGLEPLLEIFAANGPMLERYLLADRRGDVMAARTMLHERLGRMKS; translated from the coding sequence TTGCAACTGACAGCCCCGGCCATCGTCGTCGCCGCGCGCCTGCATGGCGAGACGGCGGTGATCGTGCGGGCGATGACCGAGGGGCATGGCCTGGTCGCGGGATATGTCGCGGGCGGCCGGGGGCGCGTGCTGCGTCCGGTGGTCATTCCCGGCAACCTGGTCGAGATCGACTTGCGCGCGCGCTCCGAAAGCCAGCTTCCTTTCGCCCGTCTCGAACTGGTCGAAAGCCGGGGGCCGTGGCTGGGCGAGCCCTTGCCGGCCGCGGCGATCGGCTGGGTCACCGCGCTGACCGCCACGGCCTTGCCCGAACGCCATGCCTATCCCAACATCTACAAGGCGCTGCAGGCGGTTCTCGATGCCATCTGTCATGCCCCTTCGGCCCGCGGCTGGTTCCCGGGTCTGGTCGCTTACGAAGCGCTGCTGCTGCGCGAGCTGGGATTCGGGGGAGCGCCGCCCCCGGCTGAAGCGGGGCTTGAGCCGCTGCTGGAAATCTTTGCCGCCAACGGCCCCATGCTCGAACGCTACCTGCTTGCCGACAGGCGGGGCGATGTTATGGCCGCGCGCACTATGCTGCACGAGCGACTGGGGCGGATGAAATCATGA
- the leuB gene encoding 3-isopropylmalate dehydrogenase, whose product MKIAVFPGDGIGPEVTREAVRVLQALDLPELTLFEGDVGAIAYRRHGRPLPDETLEMARAADAVLFGAVGDPSCDGLERHLRPEQAILGLRADLGLFANLRPATTFAGLEGMSALRPEIAAAIDLLIVRELNGDVYFGDKGTRRLDDGQRQGWDMMAYAEDEVRRIAHLAFRAAQGRKGQLVSVDKANVLETSQLWRDVVGEVAADYPDVALEHMYVDNAAMQLVRDPGRFDVIVTGNLFGDILSDQASMCVGSIGLLASASLGQRETAFGTFGLYEPIHGSAPDIAGQGRANPMATILSAAMMLRHSFGREDDAARIESAVARALADGVRGGDLGGDAGTGAIGDAVLERL is encoded by the coding sequence ATGAAAATTGCGGTGTTTCCCGGCGACGGGATCGGCCCCGAGGTCACTCGCGAAGCGGTGCGGGTGCTCCAGGCGCTCGACCTGCCCGAACTGACCCTGTTCGAAGGCGATGTGGGCGCGATCGCCTATCGCCGCCACGGCCGCCCGCTGCCGGACGAAACGCTGGAGATGGCGCGCGCGGCCGATGCGGTGCTGTTCGGCGCGGTCGGCGATCCCTCGTGCGACGGGCTGGAGCGCCACTTGCGCCCCGAACAGGCGATCCTGGGCCTGCGCGCCGATCTCGGGCTGTTCGCGAACCTTCGCCCGGCGACCACCTTTGCGGGGCTGGAGGGGATGTCCGCCCTCCGCCCGGAGATCGCAGCGGCAATCGACCTGCTGATCGTGCGCGAGTTGAACGGCGACGTCTATTTCGGCGACAAGGGCACCCGCCGGCTGGACGACGGCCAGCGGCAGGGATGGGACATGATGGCCTATGCCGAAGACGAGGTGCGCCGTATCGCCCATCTCGCCTTCCGCGCGGCGCAAGGGCGCAAGGGGCAGCTGGTCAGCGTCGACAAGGCCAATGTCCTCGAAACCAGCCAGCTCTGGCGCGACGTGGTGGGCGAGGTCGCGGCCGATTACCCCGATGTCGCGCTCGAGCACATGTATGTCGACAACGCCGCGATGCAGCTCGTGCGCGATCCGGGCCGGTTCGACGTAATCGTGACCGGCAACCTGTTCGGCGACATTCTGTCCGACCAGGCGAGCATGTGCGTCGGTTCGATCGGCCTGCTGGCCAGTGCCTCGCTCGGGCAGCGCGAGACCGCATTCGGCACGTTCGGTCTTTACGAGCCGATCCACGGCAGCGCGCCCGACATTGCCGGGCAGGGCCGGGCCAACCCGATGGCGACGATCCTCTCGGCAGCCATGATGCTGCGCCATTCGTTCGGGCGCGAGGACGATGCGGCGCGGATCGAAAGCGCGGTTGCCCGGGCGCTGGCCGACGGCGTGCGCGGGGGCGATCTGGGCGGCGATGCCGGAACCGGCGCGATCGGCGATGCGGTGCTGGAGCGCCTTTGA
- a CDS encoding glycosyltransferase family 2 protein: protein MTLRLAIVLPTLDERENIAPLLTRIAEAMGPEGWEAIVVDDASADGTADEARRLARNDLRVRVIERIGRRGLASAAIEGICATAAPFVAVMDADHQHDPALLPAMLAALESGACEVAVASRYVAGASAEGLASTRRERGSRLAVRLARRLAGVDLSDPMSGYFALRTDTARALAPRMSQIGFKVLLDLLASAPRPLRVREFPLHFAERRSGVSKLDRAVAFDFLVGLYDKTFGSVVPTRFALFGTVGGLGVLVHLAVLAALYRVGGAAFIPAQALATFAAMTFNFWFNNWLTYRDRRLRGVRALLRGWAGFCAACAVGAVANVAVAGLLEGYGLHWLLAAGAGILVGAVWNYALSSRFVWKRR from the coding sequence TTGACGCTGCGCCTCGCCATCGTCCTGCCGACGCTCGACGAACGCGAAAATATCGCGCCGCTGCTGACGCGGATTGCCGAGGCGATGGGGCCGGAGGGTTGGGAAGCGATCGTCGTCGACGATGCCAGCGCCGACGGCACGGCGGACGAGGCGCGCCGCCTTGCGCGGAACGACCTGCGGGTGCGGGTGATCGAGCGGATCGGGCGCCGCGGGCTGGCCTCGGCCGCGATCGAGGGCATTTGCGCGACCGCCGCGCCTTTCGTCGCAGTGATGGACGCCGATCACCAGCACGATCCCGCGCTCCTGCCGGCAATGCTCGCCGCGCTCGAATCCGGCGCCTGCGAGGTGGCGGTTGCCAGCCGCTACGTCGCCGGGGCCAGTGCCGAAGGATTGGCCAGCACGCGGCGCGAGCGCGGTTCGCGCCTGGCGGTGCGGTTGGCCCGGCGTCTGGCGGGCGTGGACCTCAGCGACCCGATGAGCGGCTATTTCGCGCTTCGTACCGACACCGCACGCGCGCTTGCCCCGCGCATGTCGCAGATCGGATTCAAGGTCCTCCTCGACCTGCTCGCCAGCGCTCCCCGGCCGCTGCGGGTGCGCGAGTTTCCGCTCCATTTCGCCGAACGCCGCAGCGGTGTCAGCAAGCTCGATCGCGCGGTGGCGTTCGACTTTCTCGTCGGCCTCTACGACAAGACGTTCGGCAGCGTGGTGCCGACCCGGTTCGCGCTGTTCGGGACGGTCGGCGGGCTGGGCGTGCTGGTCCATCTCGCCGTGCTTGCCGCGCTCTATCGGGTCGGGGGGGCCGCTTTCATACCGGCGCAGGCGCTGGCGACCTTTGCCGCGATGACGTTCAACTTCTGGTTCAACAACTGGCTGACCTACCGCGACCGCCGGTTGCGCGGAGTCCGGGCCCTGCTGCGCGGCTGGGCGGGATTCTGTGCCGCCTGCGCGGTGGGGGCGGTCGCCAACGTCGCCGTCGCCGGCTTGCTCGAGGGATACGGCCTGCACTGGCTGCTGGCAGCGGGGGCCGGGATTCTGGTGGGCGCGGTGTGGAACTATGCCCTGTCGAGCCGCTTCGTCTGGAAGCGGCGCTGA
- a CDS encoding phospholipid carrier-dependent glycosyltransferase, which translates to MSQVYDHPRDPIGWSAAIAVVFFGLCLIRIAVPAEPYFDEIHYLPAARALIEGSEYLNREHPLLGKEAIALGIALLGDNGLGWRIMPALAGAGALFAFARAMWFATLSRFAAIAYAILLASGFALFVHSRIAMLEAFFVAFIALALWQCAAAVREPETGRSRLALAGVALGLSMAAKWNAVPIAILPGLTFLAARFAAGRRRLFTSRRGIPVPGVSLVEAALWLGLVPLAVYWLTFLPAYFFDRGALPANGLIALHREIIALQESVVEPHPYQSRWPEWIFNLRAIWYLYDPIEGAQRGIVLIGNPLTMLLGLPALAWAAWRAFAGDRAALAVTVLYAVSLGFWIVVNKPIQFYYHYFLPSCFLLAALALALDALWRSGRRRLAAGTLAASAALFAWFYPILSAAPLANEQSFTAWTWLDGWR; encoded by the coding sequence ATGAGCCAGGTGTACGACCATCCGCGGGACCCGATCGGATGGAGCGCCGCGATCGCCGTCGTGTTCTTCGGCCTGTGCCTGATTCGCATCGCGGTTCCGGCCGAACCCTATTTCGACGAGATCCACTATCTCCCGGCAGCCCGGGCGCTGATCGAAGGCAGCGAATATCTCAATCGCGAACACCCCCTGCTGGGCAAGGAAGCGATCGCGCTCGGCATTGCACTGCTGGGCGACAATGGACTGGGCTGGCGGATCATGCCGGCGCTGGCAGGGGCGGGGGCGCTATTCGCATTCGCGCGGGCGATGTGGTTCGCCACGCTCTCGCGCTTCGCTGCGATCGCCTATGCGATCCTGCTGGCGAGCGGTTTCGCGCTCTTCGTGCACAGCCGGATAGCCATGCTGGAGGCGTTTTTCGTCGCCTTCATCGCGCTTGCCCTGTGGCAGTGCGCGGCCGCGGTGCGCGAGCCGGAGACCGGGCGCTCGCGCCTCGCTCTGGCCGGCGTGGCGCTGGGCCTCTCGATGGCGGCGAAATGGAACGCGGTGCCGATCGCGATACTGCCCGGCCTCACCTTCCTCGCCGCGCGGTTCGCCGCCGGGCGACGGCGCCTGTTCACCAGTCGCCGGGGTATCCCCGTCCCCGGCGTGTCGCTGGTCGAGGCCGCGCTGTGGCTCGGCCTCGTGCCGCTCGCGGTTTACTGGCTAACCTTTCTTCCGGCCTATTTCTTCGATCGGGGCGCGCTCCCCGCAAACGGCCTGATCGCCCTTCATCGCGAGATCATCGCGTTGCAGGAAAGCGTGGTCGAACCCCATCCGTACCAGTCGCGCTGGCCCGAATGGATCTTCAATTTGCGTGCGATCTGGTATCTCTACGACCCGATCGAGGGGGCGCAGCGCGGAATCGTGCTGATCGGCAACCCGCTGACGATGCTGCTCGGTCTGCCTGCCCTGGCCTGGGCCGCCTGGCGCGCCTTCGCGGGCGATCGCGCAGCGCTCGCGGTGACCGTTCTCTATGCGGTCAGCCTCGGTTTCTGGATCGTCGTGAACAAGCCGATCCAGTTCTACTATCACTATTTCCTGCCGAGCTGTTTCCTGCTGGCCGCGCTGGCGCTGGCGCTCGACGCGCTGTGGCGGAGCGGGCGGCGCCGGCTGGCCGCAGGCACCCTGGCCGCCAGCGCAGCGCTGTTCGCCTGGTTCTACCCGATCCTCAGCGCCGCGCCGCTGGCGAACGAGCAGAGCTTCACCGCATGGACCTGGCTTGACGGCTGGCGATAG